The Halomonas sp. 7T genome contains a region encoding:
- a CDS encoding SLC13 family permease: MSLDAWIAVGVVLTIFPLMALTRLGPDIILMGAVVVLMTLGVIDPQQALGGFSNSGLFTVAFMYVLVASIRETGGIDLIIRYVLGRPKGERGALVRLLLPVASLSGFLNNTPVVATYIPAVMSWSRRLRLSPQRLLMPLSFASILGGTITLFGTSTNLVVHGLLVERYPHLAMGLFDLAWVGIPVAVVGLTYLILLGPRLLPSREGVAKAFANPREFTIEMEVDPAGVLVDRTVEEAGLRHLQELFLVEIERAGNVVSVVGPGEQLKAGDRLVFVGTSDAAVELQQIRGLIPSHDGASSLEKEFKERRLVEAVVSNQCQFIGQRIRDGRFRTLYGAAVLAVCRSGERVTGNLGQVRLQPADVLLLEARPPFIERHRQSKDFLLISELNGAARPVHEKAPLAWAILLGAVLLAALGVLSMLNAAMLGAALALLTGCCTVGAAKRGLDTQVLLTIAASFGVGAALQSSGAADEIAGSVLSLVVGNPMLLLIGTYVVVALLTELVTNNAAAVIIFPVVMAAAESLGVNPMPYVIAVMFAASASFLTPIGYQTNLMVHGPGGYRISDFLRVGGGLNVLTGAIALTLIPLVWPF, translated from the coding sequence ATGTCGCTGGATGCTTGGATTGCTGTTGGGGTGGTGCTGACTATCTTCCCCTTGATGGCGCTAACACGTCTTGGCCCCGATATTATTTTAATGGGGGCGGTGGTGGTGTTAATGACACTGGGGGTGATTGACCCGCAACAGGCACTGGGCGGTTTTTCAAACAGCGGCCTGTTTACCGTCGCGTTTATGTATGTACTGGTCGCTAGCATTCGTGAAACCGGTGGCATTGATCTGATTATCCGCTATGTGCTGGGCCGCCCTAAAGGCGAGCGGGGTGCGCTGGTAAGGCTGCTGCTGCCGGTGGCATCGCTGAGCGGTTTTCTTAATAACACCCCCGTTGTCGCTACGTATATCCCCGCCGTAATGAGCTGGAGTCGACGTTTGAGGCTTTCCCCCCAGCGGCTGTTAATGCCGCTGAGCTTTGCGTCTATTCTGGGCGGCACCATCACCCTGTTTGGCACCAGTACGAACCTGGTGGTGCATGGGTTATTGGTCGAGCGTTACCCTCATCTTGCTATGGGGCTGTTTGATTTGGCGTGGGTGGGTATTCCGGTAGCAGTGGTAGGGCTTACTTACCTGATTCTACTGGGCCCGCGTCTGCTGCCTTCCCGAGAGGGTGTGGCTAAAGCGTTTGCGAACCCGCGTGAGTTCACTATTGAAATGGAAGTTGATCCTGCTGGTGTACTGGTTGATCGCACTGTGGAAGAGGCGGGGCTGCGTCATTTGCAGGAGCTGTTTTTGGTGGAGATAGAGCGCGCCGGTAACGTCGTGAGCGTTGTGGGGCCTGGGGAGCAGCTAAAAGCGGGGGATCGATTAGTGTTTGTGGGCACCTCGGATGCCGCCGTTGAGCTACAGCAGATACGCGGCTTAATTCCTTCTCACGATGGCGCTTCCAGCTTAGAGAAAGAGTTTAAGGAGCGCCGACTGGTAGAGGCGGTAGTCTCCAATCAATGCCAATTTATCGGCCAGCGTATCCGCGATGGACGTTTTAGAACGCTCTACGGCGCTGCTGTGCTGGCCGTTTGTCGCAGCGGTGAACGGGTGACAGGTAACCTGGGACAAGTGCGTTTGCAGCCTGCGGATGTACTGCTGTTGGAAGCGCGCCCACCGTTTATTGAACGTCACCGCCAATCAAAAGACTTTCTGCTCATCAGCGAGCTGAACGGCGCAGCGCGCCCGGTGCATGAAAAAGCGCCGCTGGCCTGGGCCATTTTGCTGGGAGCGGTGCTGTTAGCGGCCTTGGGTGTGCTTAGTATGCTCAATGCCGCGATGCTTGGAGCTGCGCTAGCACTTCTTACCGGCTGTTGCACTGTGGGAGCCGCCAAGCGTGGATTAGATACTCAGGTGCTGCTGACCATCGCTGCATCATTTGGTGTTGGGGCAGCGCTTCAAAGCTCAGGTGCCGCCGATGAAATTGCGGGCAGCGTGCTTTCATTGGTGGTCGGTAACCCAATGCTACTGCTTATTGGTACTTACGTTGTCGTGGCGCTACTCACCGAGTTAGTCACCAACAATGCCGCCGCAGTGATTATTTTTCCGGTAGTGATGGCGGCGGCAGAGAGCCTAGGCGTTAATCCGATGCCCTACGTGATTGCGGTCATGTTTGCTGCCTCGGCAAGCTTTCTCACCCCGATTGGTTATCAAACGAACCTAATGGTGCACGGCCCCGGGGGGTACCGTATTAGTGACTTTTTGCGTGTAGGTGGTGGTTTAAACGTGCTGACGGGCGCCATTGCGTTGACGCTTATTCCGTTGGTGTGGCCGTTTTAA
- a CDS encoding proton-conducting transporter membrane subunit, translated as MNAAWLPLTTLATSIIAAVVIFLLPEEARRLRISVNLVAAVSKLALVALMVGRVSQGYQDTFSFQIVGGIDFVLRADALGVMFAGLSSLLWLCTTIYAIGYLESGANLKRFFGFFSLCVASTLGIALAGNLFTFLIFYEMLTLSTYPLVVHAGTAKALAAGRVYLRYTLTGGVVLLLGVVMLYSLTGDHSFASERGLTPYLNDHRGQLTLIFALLVGGLAVKAAMVPLHGWLPRAMVAPAPVSALLHAVAVVKAGAFGIMRIIYDLYGIELSVELGVTTVLAVAASITIIYGSLLAIAQHELKPRLAFSTISQVSYVVLGVSLFGPFGTIGALAHLLHQGLMKVTLFFCAGNYAEELGIHRIDEMDGAGKRMPLTSIAFTVGALGMIGLPPVAGFITKWYLGVGAIQAQMNWVVAVLVVSSTLNAMYFLPILHRLWFREGPAHGDGEWPKEQRLGRLETHGWLLWPAVFTAIVSIGAGLLAGLPFSPLDWATRVAVGEYLP; from the coding sequence ATGAATGCGGCGTGGCTTCCCCTGACAACGTTGGCGACCTCAATTATTGCAGCGGTGGTGATCTTTCTTTTGCCCGAGGAGGCGCGGCGGCTGCGCATCAGCGTCAATCTAGTGGCTGCCGTTAGTAAACTTGCTCTCGTGGCGTTAATGGTTGGACGCGTTTCCCAGGGCTACCAGGACACCTTTAGTTTTCAGATTGTCGGCGGTATTGATTTTGTGCTGCGCGCCGATGCCTTGGGCGTTATGTTTGCTGGCCTGTCGTCGCTTTTGTGGTTATGTACCACCATTTACGCCATTGGTTACTTAGAAAGTGGGGCGAATCTCAAGCGTTTTTTTGGTTTCTTCAGCCTGTGTGTAGCCAGTACTTTGGGCATCGCGCTGGCTGGCAACCTGTTTACCTTTTTGATTTTCTACGAAATGCTGACGCTTTCGACGTACCCGTTGGTGGTACATGCGGGTACCGCTAAAGCGTTAGCGGCGGGGCGGGTTTATTTGCGCTATACGCTGACCGGTGGGGTAGTGCTGCTGTTGGGTGTCGTAATGCTTTACAGCTTAACAGGCGACCATTCGTTTGCCTCAGAGCGCGGCCTCACACCCTATCTTAACGACCACCGTGGGCAGCTAACGCTGATATTTGCGCTGCTGGTGGGTGGGCTAGCCGTAAAGGCGGCGATGGTGCCCCTTCATGGCTGGCTGCCCAGGGCAATGGTAGCGCCTGCGCCGGTGAGCGCGCTGTTGCATGCGGTGGCGGTCGTTAAGGCCGGTGCATTTGGCATCATGCGGATTATCTATGACCTTTACGGGATCGAGCTGAGTGTCGAACTAGGCGTGACCACGGTGTTGGCAGTAGCCGCGTCGATCACCATTATTTATGGCTCGCTACTGGCGATTGCGCAGCATGAGCTTAAGCCCCGTTTGGCGTTTTCAACCATTAGCCAAGTCTCCTACGTGGTGTTGGGGGTCAGCCTGTTCGGCCCGTTTGGCACCATTGGTGCGCTTGCCCACCTCCTTCATCAAGGGCTGATGAAAGTTACGCTGTTCTTCTGCGCGGGTAATTATGCTGAAGAGTTGGGGATACACCGGATAGATGAAATGGACGGCGCTGGCAAGCGTATGCCGCTCACCAGTATCGCGTTTACGGTGGGAGCATTGGGGATGATTGGGCTGCCCCCGGTGGCAGGATTTATCACCAAGTGGTATCTGGGAGTAGGCGCGATACAAGCACAGATGAACTGGGTGGTGGCAGTGCTAGTAGTGAGCAGTACCTTGAATGCGATGTATTTCCTGCCGATTTTGCACCGCTTGTGGTTCCGCGAGGGGCCGGCCCATGGTGACGGGGAGTGGCCCAAGGAGCAGCGCCTGGGGCGTTTGGAAACCCACGGTTGGCTGTTATGGCCCGCGGTATTTACTGCGATAGTCAGTATTGGGGCAGGGTTATTGGCAGGGCTGCCGTTTAGCCCGCTGGACTGGGCGACCCGTGTTGCGGTCGGGGAGTACCTGCCATGA
- a CDS encoding GMC family oxidoreductase has protein sequence MSDAANNNFDYIVIGAGTAGCLLANRLSANPNNKVLLVEAGGPDNYHWIHIPVGYLYCINNPRTDWLFRTEPDKGLNGRSLIYPRGKTLGGCSSINGMLYLRGQARDYDHWAELTGDDAWRWDNCLPDFMKHEDHHRLDEGGDGDEEHRQYHGHGGEWRIEKQRLSWEVLDDFAEAAVQAGIPRTDDFNRGDNEGVNYFEVNQRGGWRWNTSKAFLRPIKGRSNLTVWHSTHVNRLLFEQQEGTSRCAGAELLREGKTLKVSINKEVVLSAGAIGSPQILQLSGIGAPELLQRHGIEVVEALPGVGENLQDHLQIRSVYKVKGAKTLNTMASTLLGKAKIGIEYVFKRTGPMSMAPSQLCIFTRSSDEYQHANIEYHVQPLSLDAFGQPLHGFPAITASVCNLNPTSRGSVKIKNRDPQTAPAIEPNYLSTQEDRKVAADSLRVTRRIAEQQAFAKYQPEEFKPGLEYQSDEALAKLAGDIGTTIFHPVGTAKMGRDDDPMAVVDSKLRVRGVNRLRVVDASIMPTITSGNTNSPTLMIAEKAADWILQEK, from the coding sequence GCTGGTTGAAGCGGGTGGGCCAGATAACTACCACTGGATTCATATCCCTGTGGGGTATCTCTACTGCATCAACAACCCGCGGACTGACTGGCTGTTTCGTACCGAGCCTGATAAAGGACTTAACGGCCGCTCTCTGATTTACCCCCGTGGGAAAACCCTAGGGGGCTGTTCAAGTATCAATGGAATGCTTTATCTGCGTGGCCAAGCGCGGGATTACGACCACTGGGCGGAGCTGACCGGTGATGACGCCTGGCGGTGGGATAACTGCCTGCCCGATTTCATGAAGCATGAAGACCACCACCGGCTGGATGAGGGCGGCGACGGTGACGAAGAGCATCGCCAGTATCATGGTCATGGCGGCGAGTGGCGGATTGAGAAACAGCGCTTAAGCTGGGAAGTGTTGGACGACTTCGCTGAAGCGGCGGTTCAAGCCGGTATTCCACGCACTGATGACTTCAATCGCGGTGACAACGAAGGCGTAAACTACTTCGAGGTTAATCAGCGTGGTGGCTGGCGCTGGAATACCTCTAAAGCGTTTTTACGACCTATCAAAGGGCGCTCTAACTTAACGGTTTGGCACTCTACCCACGTCAATCGCCTGCTATTTGAGCAGCAAGAGGGTACGTCGCGCTGCGCGGGTGCGGAGCTTCTACGCGAGGGAAAAACGCTCAAGGTGTCGATCAATAAAGAGGTGGTGCTGAGTGCGGGGGCCATCGGCTCGCCGCAGATTCTGCAGCTTTCCGGGATTGGCGCGCCAGAGTTGTTGCAACGCCATGGAATAGAGGTAGTAGAAGCGCTGCCCGGCGTAGGTGAGAACCTGCAGGATCATCTGCAGATTCGCTCCGTATATAAAGTGAAAGGGGCAAAAACGCTCAATACCATGGCCAGCACGCTGTTGGGTAAAGCTAAAATTGGTATTGAGTACGTGTTTAAGCGTACGGGCCCGATGAGCATGGCGCCGTCACAGCTATGTATTTTTACGCGTAGTTCTGACGAGTATCAGCACGCGAATATTGAATATCATGTTCAGCCATTGAGCCTGGATGCGTTTGGCCAGCCGTTGCATGGGTTTCCTGCGATTACCGCCAGTGTCTGCAATCTGAATCCCACCAGCCGTGGCTCGGTAAAGATTAAAAACCGTGACCCTCAAACGGCACCGGCCATTGAGCCTAACTACCTGAGCACGCAAGAGGATCGTAAGGTAGCGGCAGATTCACTGCGAGTCACACGGCGCATTGCTGAACAGCAGGCATTTGCCAAGTATCAGCCAGAAGAGTTTAAGCCAGGGCTTGAGTATCAGAGCGACGAAGCGTTGGCGAAGTTGGCGGGCGATATCGGCACAACGATTTTCCACCCGGTCGGCACCGCAAAGATGGGCCGCGATGATGATCCGATGGCAGTGGTGGACTCAAAACTGCGGGTTAGAGGGGTCAACAGATTACGCGTGGTAGATGCCAGTATTATGCCAACGATCACCAGTGGAAATACCAATTCACCGACATTAATGATTGCAGAAAAGGCGGCTGATTGGATTTTGCAAGAAAAGTAA
- a CDS encoding alpha/beta hydrolase — MTAPGELIIEPKNGQPADACVFIIHGLGADGHDFEPLVPALALPESAHVRFIMPHAPRLPVTINGGMVMPAWYDILAMDLGRRVDEVQLMKSAERIQALIQEQLDQGIDSRRIVVAGFSQGGAVAYQAALSFPQPLGGLLAMSTYFATADSIEPSDANRQVPIEVHHGNFDPIVPETLGRSGVERLKTLGYAVNYRQYPMAHALCPQQVGDIGRWLSERLA, encoded by the coding sequence ATGACAGCCCCAGGCGAACTGATTATTGAACCGAAAAATGGTCAACCCGCCGATGCGTGTGTGTTTATCATTCATGGCTTAGGTGCCGATGGGCATGATTTTGAGCCGCTGGTGCCTGCCTTGGCGCTACCGGAAAGCGCTCATGTGCGCTTTATCATGCCGCATGCGCCGCGCCTACCGGTAACCATTAACGGCGGTATGGTGATGCCTGCTTGGTATGACATTCTTGCCATGGATTTAGGACGTCGTGTTGATGAAGTTCAGCTGATGAAATCCGCTGAGCGAATTCAGGCGCTGATTCAAGAGCAGCTCGACCAAGGTATTGATAGCCGGCGCATTGTTGTGGCGGGGTTCTCTCAGGGTGGGGCCGTTGCCTACCAGGCCGCGCTCTCTTTCCCGCAGCCATTAGGCGGCTTGCTAGCGATGTCGACCTACTTTGCCACCGCCGATAGCATCGAGCCTTCCGATGCGAACCGTCAGGTGCCGATTGAGGTACATCACGGCAACTTCGACCCCATCGTGCCTGAAACCTTGGGCCGCAGCGGTGTCGAGCGTTTAAAGACCCTGGGTTACGCAGTTAATTATCGTCAGTATCCAATGGCGCATGCGCTTTGCCCCCAGCAGGTAGGGGATATTGGCCGTTGGCTGAGTGAGCGCTTAGCCTAG
- a CDS encoding cold-shock protein — translation MATGTVKWFNDTKGFGFISPDDNGDDLFAHFSEIQADGFKTLQDGQKVSFDVTQGKKGLQASNIKVL, via the coding sequence ATGGCAACTGGTACCGTTAAGTGGTTTAACGACACTAAAGGCTTCGGCTTCATTTCTCCGGATGACAATGGCGATGACCTGTTCGCACACTTCTCCGAAATTCAAGCTGACGGCTTCAAAACTCTGCAAGACGGCCAGAAGGTTTCCTTCGACGTCACCCAGGGTAAAAAAGGCCTTCAGGCTTCTAACATCAAAGTTCTATAA
- a CDS encoding hydrogenase subunit MbhD domain-containing protein: MIASSTLLEGGLALCLCVVALACLFDRHLLRASSLFILFALLMTLAWWWLGAPWLALAELLLGAVLTGASFFYALRVFPSDVDSSGYGRRVSYYDNLQGIWHHGVARALLALAWCLMMGGAIRYVMPVMAYSPTEHPLVLAAIFIAATAMGAFALHRHLLRRLLAFNILGSGVFLLLAGMAGTVDGAQALVSVGLLIAWLGSLLGALLIRHLLLLGGESALGHDGSAKEKAQ; encoded by the coding sequence ATGATAGCTTCCTCTACGTTATTAGAAGGAGGGTTGGCGCTCTGCTTATGTGTAGTTGCGCTGGCCTGCCTGTTTGATCGCCATCTGTTACGGGCTAGCAGCCTGTTTATCCTCTTTGCGCTGCTCATGACCCTGGCATGGTGGTGGTTGGGTGCGCCTTGGTTGGCGTTAGCCGAGCTGCTATTGGGGGCGGTGTTAACAGGCGCCAGCTTTTTTTATGCGTTAAGGGTATTTCCTTCTGACGTTGACTCTTCCGGCTACGGTAGGCGTGTCTCCTATTACGACAATTTACAGGGCATTTGGCATCATGGCGTAGCGCGGGCGCTGTTAGCGCTGGCATGGTGCTTAATGATGGGCGGCGCAATCCGCTATGTAATGCCGGTAATGGCCTACTCCCCAACCGAGCATCCCCTTGTGCTAGCCGCGATATTTATCGCGGCAACGGCGATGGGTGCGTTTGCCCTGCATCGCCATCTGCTGCGCCGCCTGCTCGCCTTTAATATTCTTGGCTCCGGGGTGTTTCTGCTGCTCGCCGGTATGGCCGGTACCGTGGATGGTGCACAGGCATTAGTGAGCGTTGGCTTGTTGATTGCCTGGCTAGGCTCATTGCTAGGTGCGCTGTTGATTCGCCATCTTCTTCTGCTTGGAGGCGAGAGTGCTTTGGGTCACGACGGTAGCGCCAAGGAGAAAGCCCAATGA
- a CDS encoding complex I subunit 5 family protein, which yields MTWRFGLTEATFEPLLLTHWALAAALVLPILFGLLGALVSPRRALPIGLACVPVLLAGALLTMDYQQAGLLRWQWQVAGVTLSLRLGGVSVLMLLVTQWVGAAAALYTPGHLRLTNPGPRARWLWPLMGVLISALSLIWLAADLLTLYAALELLGLAAVGMLLLSGKPAALLAGMRYLLLALVGSLAYLLGVALILGYWGELDLRVLAEVVEPGPVAWIAAALIGAGLALKAALFPLHGWLTPVHENAWTPVSAVHAALVVKASLFMLVMLWSILLPDSVFAPRFIAWLGMLAIVWGGIVAWRADSLKTLVASSTVAQLGYLMVAFPLLIGPDISPLPRSLAWDGFWLHLMGHALAKAAMFMAAGNLVLATGESSLKGLAGTSRRLPLSLLVFGIASVTLMGLPPSAGFTAKWLLLQAMIMTQHWVAVAALLVGTLLSAAYIFRVFRYSFDETAPRHRYQPLAPSMEIVALALALAAFALGLLAHLPLSLLQGGGL from the coding sequence ATGACATGGCGATTTGGCCTGACAGAAGCGACATTCGAGCCTCTTCTTCTAACGCACTGGGCGCTAGCCGCCGCGCTGGTATTGCCCATTCTTTTTGGCCTGCTGGGCGCACTAGTTTCCCCCCGTCGCGCGTTACCTATTGGGCTTGCCTGCGTGCCGGTACTATTGGCGGGTGCTCTGTTAACGATGGATTACCAGCAGGCAGGGCTGTTGCGTTGGCAGTGGCAGGTAGCGGGCGTCACGCTGTCTCTCCGGCTGGGCGGTGTTAGCGTTTTAATGCTGCTGGTGACCCAGTGGGTGGGGGCGGCGGCGGCGCTATATACCCCGGGCCACTTGCGTTTAACTAACCCCGGCCCGCGGGCGCGCTGGCTGTGGCCATTGATGGGCGTGTTAATCAGTGCGCTTTCACTCATATGGTTGGCGGCGGATCTGTTAACGCTTTACGCCGCTCTAGAGCTCTTGGGGCTAGCTGCGGTGGGCATGCTGCTTTTATCGGGTAAACCGGCAGCGCTACTGGCGGGCATGCGCTATCTGTTGCTGGCACTGGTTGGCTCATTGGCGTATCTGCTGGGAGTTGCCCTAATACTGGGTTATTGGGGAGAGCTTGATCTACGGGTACTGGCGGAAGTGGTAGAGCCAGGCCCGGTTGCTTGGATAGCCGCTGCGCTAATCGGCGCGGGCCTTGCGCTAAAGGCAGCGCTGTTTCCCTTGCATGGTTGGCTAACGCCGGTGCATGAAAACGCGTGGACGCCTGTCAGCGCAGTGCATGCGGCATTGGTGGTGAAAGCCTCGCTATTCATGTTGGTGATGCTGTGGAGCATTCTGCTTCCCGATTCTGTATTTGCCCCGCGCTTTATCGCTTGGTTAGGCATGCTGGCCATTGTGTGGGGAGGCATTGTGGCATGGCGGGCGGACTCGCTTAAAACCCTGGTCGCCTCTTCAACGGTGGCGCAGTTGGGTTATCTAATGGTGGCGTTCCCTTTACTGATAGGGCCGGACATTTCACCGCTGCCCAGGTCGTTGGCGTGGGATGGGTTTTGGTTACATCTGATGGGCCACGCGCTGGCAAAAGCCGCGATGTTTATGGCGGCAGGTAATTTGGTTCTCGCCACGGGCGAAAGCTCGCTGAAGGGGCTGGCGGGTACTAGCCGTCGTTTGCCGCTGTCGTTATTGGTATTCGGCATTGCATCAGTGACGCTGATGGGTTTGCCGCCCAGTGCTGGTTTCACAGCTAAATGGCTGCTGCTACAGGCGATGATAATGACTCAGCATTGGGTTGCTGTTGCCGCACTCTTGGTGGGTACCCTGTTATCTGCGGCCTACATATTTCGTGTTTTCCGCTACTCTTTTGATGAAACCGCGCCAAGGCACCGCTACCAGCCGCTGGCGCCAAGTATGGAGATCGTCGCGCTAGCGCTGGCGTTGGCAGCCTTTGCGTTGGGCTTGCTGGCCCATCTACCGCTATCGCTGTTACAAGGAGGTGGCCTATGA